The sequence TGCCCAGAACGGCGCGTGAGTAGAGCTGCACGCAGGCGTTTTCGTCGTTGCAAAGGTCGCGGGCGGCCTCGCTGGCAACGCTCTGTGAGAGCCCCTCGCGTACGAAGGCGATCTTCACGCCTGCCGTACGCTCGTTTGGGTCGGTGAAAGCTCGACCCACCGAACGTAGGATCCGCTCGAGCAGCTGGACCTGTGCCTTCATCGAGACATACTCTCCGACGGCCATCGAGCAGGCACCGGCGACCAAGCTGGCAAGCCCCGCCAACTTGACCAGGTCGGCATTCGACGAGCCGCCCGCAACGCCGAGAATGAGCGCGAGGTTGGTCACCAATCCGTCGTTGATGCCCAGCACGGCGGCCCGGACGCCTCCGCTCTGGGCCTCGTCGGTGATGGAGGCGAGATTCTTGTGATCCATGCGCGGCGCTTCTTGTGCCGGGCGCCCACGCCTGCGAGAAAGGTAAGGTTCGGTTCGGCTTCTCCACAGATTGCACAAGAGAAATGTCGGTTGCTGTGGACAACGAAGGCGCGCGAACGCCGTTAGCCAACCACCTGCGCTGACCGATTTCTCTCGAAGGAGACCACGCTTGAACCACGCTCGTTCCGCGCTGATCGCTGCCCTGTGCATCGCGGTCTCCGCTTGCTCGAATTCGGGCTCGCAGGCCACATCGTCGTCGGCCGGGGCCAGCCCGGTTGCCATCACCAAAACCATCGGCGTCTCGATCCAGAACCGCGAGGCCCAATTCTACCAGGACATGGAGGCCGGTATGCGCTCGGAGGCCGCTAAATACGGCTACGCGCTCACGGTCGTCGATGCCAATCGCGACAATAGCGTCCAGCAGAGCCAAGTCGAGGACTTCATCACAAAGAAGGTCGATGCCATCGTCCTTACGCCTTACGATTCCACCGCCATCGGCAGTGCGATCGCGGAGGCCAACAGAGCCAACATCCCCGTGTTCACGGCCGACATCGCGAGCGTGAGCAAGCAGGGCCACGTCGTGGCGCATATCGCCAGCGACAACGTGCAAGGCGGCATGCAGGCGGGCGATCTGATCTGCCAGGCGGTCGGCAAGTCTGGAACCGTGGCCATCATCGACGAGCCCGAAGTGACCAGCGTTCAGGACCGGGTCAAGGGCTTCCGCGAAGCCCTCACCGCGCGCTGCCCCGGCGTGACGGTCGTCGCGGACGTCGATGCGGGTGGGCAGCGCGATAAAGCCGCCAGCGACATGGGCGACATTCTGCAGTCGCACAAGCATCTGAGCGGCGTGTTCGGCATCAACGACGATTCCGCGCTCGGAGCGCTCACGGCCGTCAAGGCGGCGGGGCTCACCGGCAAGGTTGCCATCGTCGGTTACGATGCAACGTCCGAGGCGCGTGCCGCCATCAAAGCCGGGCAGATGTACGGCGATGCAATCCAGTATCCGGAGAAGATCGGCGCGATGACCATCGATACGATCCACGATTACTTCGCCGGTAAGAAGGATCCGTATCTGGTGAAGGTCGGCGTGGGTTCGTATACCAAAGCCGACGCGACCAAGGCGCCGTAACCGCTGACTACCCTGGCAACTCCGCTGCTCGAAATGCGCGACATCGGGAAATCTTTTCCCGGTGTCCGCGCGCTTTCGGATGTCTCGCTCACGCTCCACGCGGGTGAAGTGCTCGCGTTGGTCGGCGAGAACGGTGCGGGCAAATCGACCCTGATGAAGATCCTGGCGGGAGCGCAGACCGCGGACGAGGGCGAGATCGTCGTGGACGGGCATGCCGTTCGCAACGAATCACCGCATGCCGCCGAGGCGGTAGGCATCGGTATGATCTATCAAGAGTTCAATCTCGTACCGCACCTCACGGCGGTGGAGAATATCGTGCTCGGCAACGAGCCCACGCGCGGCGGCCTGCTCGACCCCGCAGCGGCGCGCGCCCGAGCCGCGCGCGTGCTCGACGATCTCGGCATCGAGATTCCGCTCGACGTTCCCACCGCGCGCCTCTCGGTTGGGCAGCAGCAGATCGTCGAGATCGCGAAAGTGCTTTCCAAGCACGCGCGCATCATCGTCATGGACGAACCTAGTGCGGCGCTGACCGATCGGGAAGTCGATCGCTTGTTCGCGATCATCGCGAAGCTCAAGGCCGGCGGCGTCGGGATCATCTACATCTCGCACCGCATGGAGGAACTGCCG comes from Candidatus Dormiibacterota bacterium and encodes:
- a CDS encoding substrate-binding domain-containing protein, producing MNHARSALIAALCIAVSACSNSGSQATSSSAGASPVAITKTIGVSIQNREAQFYQDMEAGMRSEAAKYGYALTVVDANRDNSVQQSQVEDFITKKVDAIVLTPYDSTAIGSAIAEANRANIPVFTADIASVSKQGHVVAHIASDNVQGGMQAGDLICQAVGKSGTVAIIDEPEVTSVQDRVKGFREALTARCPGVTVVADVDAGGQRDKAASDMGDILQSHKHLSGVFGINDDSALGALTAVKAAGLTGKVAIVGYDATSEARAAIKAGQMYGDAIQYPEKIGAMTIDTIHDYFAGKKDPYLVKVGVGSYTKADATKAP
- a CDS encoding VIT1/CCC1 transporter family protein, with the protein product MDHKNLASITDEAQSGGVRAAVLGINDGLVTNLALILGVAGGSSNADLVKLAGLASLVAGACSMAVGEYVSMKAQVQLLERILRSVGRAFTDPNERTAGVKIAFVREGLSQSVASEAARDLCNDENACVQLYSRAVLGINPGELGSPWIATFASLVTFALGACVPLAPWFFFAPHAATVISIA